A single region of the Eulemur rufifrons isolate Redbay chromosome 8, OSU_ERuf_1, whole genome shotgun sequence genome encodes:
- the BLZF1 gene encoding golgin-45 yields MTTPKSLETKVTLTSTPIRGAGDGMETEELPKSVEVISRVQSRKHHMPPSPWKKAVPSESPGVLQLGEILTEKAVEVEAVRILVPKAAITHDIPNKNAKVKSLGHHKGEFLGQSEGITEPNKELSEVKSMLEKLKNSERKLLQDKEGLSNQLRVQTEVNRELKKLLVASVGDDLQYHFERLAREKNQLILENEVLSRNTAQLSEQLERISIQCDVWRSKFLASRVMADELTNSRAALQRQTRDAHSAIQDLLSEREQFRQEMIATQKLLEELLVSLQWGRQQTYSPSTQPHSTAELALTNHKLAKAVNSHLLGNVGISSQKKVPSTVEFCSTPAEKMAEKVLRILDPVTCTESSSDSAFFESSPTTLLATKKNIGRFHPYTRYENITFNCCNHCQGELIAL; encoded by the exons TGACCCTTACTTCAACCCCAATCCGAGGAGCAGGAGATGGAATGGAAACTGAAGAGCTACCTAAATCTGTTGAAGTCATCTCTAGAGTGCAATCCAGAAAACATCATATGCCTCCAAGTCCGTGGAAGAAAGCTGTTCCATcagagagcccaggagttcttCAGTTAGGGGAAATTCTCACTGAAAAAGCAGTGGAAGTTGAAGCTGTAAGAATATTAGTTCCCAAAGCTGCTATAACTCATGATATCCCCAACAAAAATGCAAAGGTTAAGTCTCTGGGACATCATAAAGGAGAATTTCTTGGTCAGTCAGAGGGAATTACAGAACCTAATAAAGAACTCTCAGAGGTAAAGAGTATGTTGGAAAAGCTCAAGAACTCTGAAAGAAAGTTACTGCAGGACAAAGAAGGTCTTTCAAACCAGCTGCGAGTACAGACAGAG gtaAATCGTGAGTTAAAAAAGTTGCTGGTGGCTTCTGTCGGGGATGATCTTCAGTATCACTTTGAACGTCTAGCCCGTGAGAAAAATcagcttattttagaaaatgaagtgCTAAGTCGAAACACAGCTCAGCTTTCCGAACAGTTAGAACGTATATCAATACAGTGTGATGTATGGCGAAGTAAATTCCTCGCAAGCAG GGTAATGGCAGATGAGTTAACCAACTCCAGAGCAGCTTTACAGCGTCAGACCCGTGATGCACACAGTGCCATACAAGATCTCTTGAGTGAACGGGAGCAGTTTCGTCAGGAAATGATAGCTACCCAGAA ATTACTGGAGGAGCTCTTAGTGTCCTTGCAGTGGGGAAGACAGCAAACTTATTCCCCTAGCACACAACCCCATAGCACAGCAGAACTAGCATTAACAAATCACAAGTTGGCAAAGGCAGtaaattctcatcttctgggaaaTGTCGGTATTAGCAGTCAAAAAAAGGTTCCGTCAACAGTTGAATTCTGCAGTACCCCAGCTGAGAAAATGGctgaaaag GTTCTACGCATTTTGGATCCAGTTACCTGTACAGAGAGCTCATCTGATAGTGCATTTTTTGAGTCTTCACCAACCACCTTActtgctacaaagaaaaatatcgGACGATTTCACCCCTATACTAgatatgaaaatataactttCAATTGCTGTAATCACTGCCAGGGAGAACTTATTGCCCTTTAA
- the CCDC181 gene encoding coiled-coil domain-containing protein 181 isoform X2, which translates to MNENKDTDSKESGEYEDDFEKDLEWLINEKERSDASIIEMACEKEENINQELKENETEIEHTKQLSDPDNSLEDEVSPRRNDFISVPSIQSLDPISDSDSENSFQESKLESQKDLEEEEDEEVRRYIMEKIMQANKLLQNQEPVNDKRERKLKFKDKLVDLEVPPLEDTYKNYFENESNMSEKLSQLCISNEFAQENVLLSLTDGSCEENKDRKILVERDGKFELLNLQDIESQGFLPPINNVNSIENEQLSPRFSNSSVNGVKKEDSAAKIHAITHSSTGEPPAYMPQPLLNPKTHPSSAANSDRSKGNGKSNYRTQCAVISPVTSTYCLSPRQKELQKKLEQKREKLKREEEQRKIEEEKEKKKENDMVFKAWLQKKREQVLEMRRIQRAKQIEDMNSRENRDPQQAFRLWLKKKHEEQMKERKTEELRKQEECLFFLKGTEGRERAFKQWLRKKRIEKIAEQQVAKERTRQLRLEAKRSKELQNHMYISEAKSFRFTDHY; encoded by the exons ATGGCTTGTGAGAAGGAAGAGAATATTAAccaagaattaaaagaaaatgaaacagaaatagaacACACCAAACAGCTTTCTGATCCTGACAACTCTTTGGAGGATGAAGTTTCACCAAGAAGAAATGACTTCATTTCTGTACCAAGTATTCAATCTTTGGATCCTATTTCAGATTCAGATAGTGAAAACTCTTTCCAGGAATCCAAACTAGAAAGCCAAAAAgacctggaggaggaagaggatgaggaagTAAGAAGATATATTATGGAGAAAATTATGCAAGCTAATAAGCTTCTACAAAATCAAGAACCTGTGAATGATAAAAGGGAACGAAAACTTAAGTTCAAGGACAAATTAGTTGATCTGGAAGTTCCTCCACTAGAAGacacttataaaaattattttgaaaatgaaagtaataTGTCTGAAAAACTATCACAGTTATGTATTTCCAATGAATTTGCACAAGAAAATGTGCTCCTGTCACTTACTGATGGAAGCTGTGAAGAAAATAAGGATAGGAAGATACTGGTAGAGAGAGATGGAAAGTTTGAACTTCTGAATTTACAAGACATTGAGAGTCAAGGATTTTTACCCCCCATTAATAATGTTAATAGTATAGAAAATGAACAGTTGTCACCCAGATTTTCCAACTCATCTGTCAATGGTGTCAAGAAAGAAGATTCTGCAGCGAAGATTCATGCTATCACTCACTCATCAACAGGAGAGCCACCAGCTTATATGCCTCAGCCACTACtcaaccctaaaactcacccaaGCTCTGCTGCCAACTCAGATCGAAGTAAAGGGAATGGGAAATCTAATTACAGGACACAGTGTGCAGTTATATCTCCAGTGACCTCAACATACTGTCTGTCCCCTAGACAGAAAGAACTGCAAAAGAAActagaacaaaagagagaaaagctaAAAAGAGAG GAAGAGCAACGgaaaatagaagaagagaaagaaaagaaaaaagagaatgacaTGGTATTTAAAGCATGGTTGCAAAAGAAACGAGAGCAGGTCCTTGAAATGAGGAGAATTCAGCGAGCAAAGCAAATTGAAGACATGAACAGTAGA GAAAACAGAGATCCACAACAAGCTTTTCGATTATGGCTTAAAAAAAAGCATGAAGaacagatgaaagaaagaaagacagaagaactaagaaagcaagaggaaTGCTTATTCTTCCTTAAAGGAACAGAAGGCCGTGAAAGGGCCTTTAAACA ATGGCTAAGAAAGAAACGGATAGAGAAAATCGCAGAGCAACAAGTTGCCAAAGAGAGAACTAGACAGCTTCGACTAGAAGCTAAGCGTTCTAAAGAGTTACAGAACCACATGTATATCTCAGAAGCCAAATCTTTTCGTTTTACTGATCATTACTGA
- the CCDC181 gene encoding coiled-coil domain-containing protein 181 isoform X1 encodes MNENKDTDSKESGEYEDDFEKDLEWLINEKERSDASIIEMACEKEENINQELKENETEIEHTKQLSDPDNSLEDEVSPRRNDFISVPSIQSLDPISDSDSENSFQESKLESQKDLEEEEDEEVRRYIMEKIMQANKLLQNQEPVNDKRERKLKFKDKLVDLEVPPLEDTYKNYFENESNMSEKLSQLCISNEFAQENVLLSLTDGSCEENKDRKILVERDGKFELLNLQDIESQGFLPPINNVNSIENEQLSPRFSNSSVNGVKKEDSAAKIHAITHSSTGEPPAYMPQPLLNPKTHPSSAANSDRSKGNGKSNYRTQCAVISPVTSTYCLSPRQKELQKKLEQKREKLKREEEQRKIEEEKEKKKENDMVFKAWLQKKREQVLEMRRIQRAKQIEDMNSRQENRDPQQAFRLWLKKKHEEQMKERKTEELRKQEECLFFLKGTEGRERAFKQWLRKKRIEKIAEQQVAKERTRQLRLEAKRSKELQNHMYISEAKSFRFTDHY; translated from the exons ATGGCTTGTGAGAAGGAAGAGAATATTAAccaagaattaaaagaaaatgaaacagaaatagaacACACCAAACAGCTTTCTGATCCTGACAACTCTTTGGAGGATGAAGTTTCACCAAGAAGAAATGACTTCATTTCTGTACCAAGTATTCAATCTTTGGATCCTATTTCAGATTCAGATAGTGAAAACTCTTTCCAGGAATCCAAACTAGAAAGCCAAAAAgacctggaggaggaagaggatgaggaagTAAGAAGATATATTATGGAGAAAATTATGCAAGCTAATAAGCTTCTACAAAATCAAGAACCTGTGAATGATAAAAGGGAACGAAAACTTAAGTTCAAGGACAAATTAGTTGATCTGGAAGTTCCTCCACTAGAAGacacttataaaaattattttgaaaatgaaagtaataTGTCTGAAAAACTATCACAGTTATGTATTTCCAATGAATTTGCACAAGAAAATGTGCTCCTGTCACTTACTGATGGAAGCTGTGAAGAAAATAAGGATAGGAAGATACTGGTAGAGAGAGATGGAAAGTTTGAACTTCTGAATTTACAAGACATTGAGAGTCAAGGATTTTTACCCCCCATTAATAATGTTAATAGTATAGAAAATGAACAGTTGTCACCCAGATTTTCCAACTCATCTGTCAATGGTGTCAAGAAAGAAGATTCTGCAGCGAAGATTCATGCTATCACTCACTCATCAACAGGAGAGCCACCAGCTTATATGCCTCAGCCACTACtcaaccctaaaactcacccaaGCTCTGCTGCCAACTCAGATCGAAGTAAAGGGAATGGGAAATCTAATTACAGGACACAGTGTGCAGTTATATCTCCAGTGACCTCAACATACTGTCTGTCCCCTAGACAGAAAGAACTGCAAAAGAAActagaacaaaagagagaaaagctaAAAAGAGAG GAAGAGCAACGgaaaatagaagaagagaaagaaaagaaaaaagagaatgacaTGGTATTTAAAGCATGGTTGCAAAAGAAACGAGAGCAGGTCCTTGAAATGAGGAGAATTCAGCGAGCAAAGCAAATTGAAGACATGAACAGTAGA CAGGAAAACAGAGATCCACAACAAGCTTTTCGATTATGGCTTAAAAAAAAGCATGAAGaacagatgaaagaaagaaagacagaagaactaagaaagcaagaggaaTGCTTATTCTTCCTTAAAGGAACAGAAGGCCGTGAAAGGGCCTTTAAACA ATGGCTAAGAAAGAAACGGATAGAGAAAATCGCAGAGCAACAAGTTGCCAAAGAGAGAACTAGACAGCTTCGACTAGAAGCTAAGCGTTCTAAAGAGTTACAGAACCACATGTATATCTCAGAAGCCAAATCTTTTCGTTTTACTGATCATTACTGA